A section of the Thermomicrobiales bacterium genome encodes:
- the rpsH gene encoding 30S ribosomal protein S8, whose translation MSVVNDPISDMLTRIRNAGQARRTETSMPSTKVLVELAKILHAEGYVRGWTVEEGTPYNTLTVHLKYGPDRRHSIRQIKRISKPGLRVYARKTEIPQVRNGLGIAIVSTPQGMMTGYEARRRGIGGEVVCTVY comes from the coding sequence TCTCCGATATGCTCACCCGCATTCGCAACGCGGGGCAGGCGAGACGGACCGAGACGTCGATGCCGTCGACGAAGGTCCTGGTTGAGCTTGCAAAAATCCTTCACGCCGAGGGCTACGTTCGTGGCTGGACGGTCGAAGAAGGTACGCCATACAACACGCTGACCGTGCATCTGAAATATGGCCCGGATCGGCGACATTCGATCCGCCAGATCAAGCGGATCTCAAAGCCGGGGCTGCGTGTCTACGCTCGCAAGACTGAGATCCCGCAAGTGCGCAACGGTCTTGGTATCGCCATCGTCAGCACGCCGCAGGGCATGATGACCGGCTACGAAGCCCGTCGCCGCGGCATCGGTGGCGAAGTCGTCTGCACCGTCTACTAG